In Desulforhopalus sp., a single window of DNA contains:
- a CDS encoding response regulator codes for MRVLLVDDEKEFVTTLAERLSLRGFTVDFAIRAADALDLAGKNAYNLAILDMKMPGTSGLELKALLEKVQQGMRFIFLTGHGSEADYVAGCSASACYLVKPVNIDILITKMHEALQP; via the coding sequence ATGCGTGTGTTACTGGTAGACGACGAGAAAGAATTTGTCACAACCCTGGCCGAGCGCCTGTCGCTTCGCGGTTTCACGGTCGATTTTGCGATCCGGGCCGCAGACGCGCTGGATCTCGCCGGAAAAAACGCCTACAACCTGGCGATCCTCGACATGAAAATGCCCGGCACCAGTGGCCTTGAACTGAAAGCGTTACTGGAAAAAGTGCAACAGGGCATGCGCTTCATCTTTCTCACCGGCCATGGCTCCGAGGCGGATTATGTTGCCGGCTGTTCCGCCTCGGCTTGCTATCTCGTCAAACCGGTTAACATCGACATTCTTATCACCAAGATGCACGAGGCATTACAACCATGA